Proteins found in one Candidatus Methylomirabilota bacterium genomic segment:
- a CDS encoding DUF1207 domain-containing protein, with translation MRATLGVLALALAVLFRPDLAFAGADDDFLRGYATALLRETLGPSAPTIRVTDGVIQVTAAREADRGRIAAALARVPGAVRVEFLGPAPTPGVAPTAPPTIAAAPAGAPATGATLPPPAPDWAPEAIETGFLPNGLIFDPLLADPRWPHFGASIQRYLDDPDFTHIASVSFGETIPLYRQAITSFGGYWEVGIQAGVFAIFDMDSKSHDLVNADYFAAFTGAYAQGPFELLTRLYHQSSHLGDEFLLRTKTNRINLSYEAVDLKLSYHLFERQVRLYAGGGYLFDQDPSNLKPWSAQAGLEWKHRLGFMPHVTTVVATDVQLHEENSWSPNYSVRAGLQFDRARILGRRLLVMLEYFSGNSPNGQFYKNKIDYIGLGAHFYPGGSD, from the coding sequence ATGCGTGCGACCCTTGGCGTTCTGGCCCTGGCCTTGGCCGTTCTCTTCCGACCCGATCTCGCCTTCGCGGGCGCCGACGACGACTTTCTCCGTGGCTACGCCACGGCCCTGCTCCGCGAGACGCTGGGCCCCAGCGCCCCGACGATTCGCGTCACCGATGGGGTCATCCAGGTGACGGCCGCCCGCGAGGCCGATCGCGGGCGCATCGCGGCGGCGCTGGCCCGCGTGCCCGGCGCCGTGCGCGTCGAGTTCCTGGGTCCGGCGCCGACTCCGGGGGTCGCGCCCACCGCCCCGCCCACGATCGCGGCGGCGCCCGCGGGCGCGCCGGCGACCGGCGCCACGCTGCCGCCGCCCGCGCCGGACTGGGCGCCGGAGGCCATCGAGACCGGCTTCCTGCCGAACGGGCTCATCTTCGATCCCCTGCTCGCCGATCCGCGCTGGCCCCACTTCGGCGCATCGATCCAGCGCTATCTGGACGATCCCGACTTCACGCACATCGCCTCGGTGAGCTTCGGCGAGACCATCCCGCTCTACCGGCAGGCCATCACGTCGTTCGGCGGCTACTGGGAGGTCGGGATCCAGGCCGGCGTCTTCGCGATCTTCGACATGGACTCCAAGTCCCACGATCTCGTGAACGCCGACTACTTCGCCGCCTTCACGGGCGCCTACGCGCAGGGCCCGTTCGAGCTGCTCACGCGGCTCTACCACCAGAGCTCGCACCTGGGCGACGAGTTCCTGCTGCGCACGAAGACCAATCGCATCAACTTGAGCTACGAGGCCGTGGACCTCAAGCTCTCGTATCACCTGTTCGAGCGGCAGGTCCGCCTCTATGCAGGCGGCGGCTATCTCTTCGACCAGGATCCCTCGAATCTCAAGCCCTGGTCGGCTCAGGCCGGTCTCGAGTGGAAGCACCGGTTGGGCTTCATGCCGCACGTCACGACGGTGGTTGCGACCGACGTGCAACTCCACGAGGAGAACAGCTGGAGCCCGAACTACTCGGTGCGAGCGGGGCTGCAGTTCGACCGGGCGCGCATCCTGGGGCGGCGGCTCCTGGTCATGCTGGAATACTTCAGCGGCAACTCACCGAACGGGCAGTTCTACAAGAACAAGATCGACTACATCGGGCTGGGCGCCCACTTCTACCCCGGCGGGAGCGACTAG
- a CDS encoding YMGG-like glycine zipper-containing protein: MSIVTSRTSLVRRGTAAVVVAALAAGCATAPAGPSVAVMPGPSRSFEEFQADDASCRQWAQTQSGDPSTAFNQNTAAGSVWGTLIGAGLGAAIGAAVGNPAAGAAIGAGAGLLGGTASGANAGYYAGASVQQRYDIAYQQCMYAKGHQIPGARTYRRVANPPPPPPPPPPPPPPPPPPPPPVTR; the protein is encoded by the coding sequence GTGAGCATCGTGACCTCGCGGACATCGCTCGTGCGCCGCGGGACCGCCGCCGTCGTGGTGGCCGCGCTCGCGGCCGGCTGCGCCACCGCGCCGGCCGGTCCCAGCGTGGCCGTCATGCCGGGCCCCAGCAGGTCATTCGAGGAGTTCCAGGCCGATGACGCGAGCTGCCGGCAGTGGGCGCAGACGCAGTCAGGCGATCCCTCGACCGCGTTCAACCAGAACACCGCCGCCGGCTCGGTATGGGGCACGCTGATCGGCGCGGGGCTCGGGGCCGCCATCGGCGCCGCGGTCGGCAACCCGGCCGCGGGCGCCGCCATCGGCGCGGGCGCCGGCCTGCTGGGCGGGACCGCGTCCGGCGCGAATGCCGGCTATTACGCGGGGGCGAGCGTGCAGCAGCGCTATGACATTGCGTACCAGCAGTGCATGTACGCGAAGGGCCACCAGATTCCTGGCGCGCGGACCTACCGGCGCGTGGCGAACCCGCCCCCTCCGCCCCCGCCCCCGCCCCCACCCCCACCCCCGCCACCGCCTCCGCCGCCGCCGGTTACGCGCTAG
- a CDS encoding periplasmic heavy metal sensor, translated as MTSTISSRTARLPLAMALMLAAALLGSVLPASAQMRPERGGWGREGGMALPLLIRAAKLTPEQDGKVRVILTNHRTVTRNTVEQLRRAQDELADKLLGPAPVQATDLQPLLKQIAALREQLLQDSAQIALEVRSVLTPEQLARAGQVKARMQQLQSELQQIYDR; from the coding sequence ATGACCTCGACGATCTCCAGCCGGACGGCCCGGCTCCCCCTGGCCATGGCCTTGATGCTGGCGGCGGCGCTGCTGGGCTCGGTCCTTCCCGCCTCCGCGCAGATGCGGCCCGAACGGGGCGGCTGGGGGCGCGAAGGCGGCATGGCCCTGCCCCTGCTGATCCGGGCCGCCAAGCTCACCCCCGAGCAGGACGGCAAGGTGCGCGTGATCCTCACCAATCACCGCACGGTCACTCGCAACACCGTCGAGCAGCTCCGGCGCGCCCAGGACGAGCTGGCCGACAAGCTCCTGGGGCCGGCCCCGGTGCAGGCTACGGATCTCCAGCCCCTGCTCAAGCAGATCGCGGCGCTTCGCGAGCAGCTCCTCCAGGACAGCGCGCAGATCGCCCTCGAGGTGCGCTCGGTGCTGACGCCGGAGCAGCTCGCGCGGGCGGGTCAGGTCAAGGCGCGCATGCAGCAGCTGCAGTCGGAGCTGCAGCAGATCTACGACCGGTGA
- a CDS encoding sigma-70 family RNA polymerase sigma factor, protein MSRQDELGPLLERHSGRLRRLCGLLLADGQEAEEVVQDVLVKALEALQRQGPPDDWGPWLTRIAVNTCRDRRRAGWWRRFRRWSEPIETVPLRHADPSPEELAIGAETRQQIWQSFRSLPDRQREVFVLRHMEGLSGPEIADALGLKAGSVKRHLFRAVHRMRRTLREPA, encoded by the coding sequence ATGAGTCGCCAGGATGAGCTCGGGCCTCTGCTCGAGCGTCACTCCGGGCGGCTCCGGCGCCTCTGTGGCCTCTTGCTCGCCGACGGGCAGGAGGCCGAGGAAGTAGTGCAAGACGTGCTCGTGAAGGCGCTTGAGGCGCTGCAGCGGCAAGGGCCTCCGGACGACTGGGGACCCTGGCTCACCCGCATCGCGGTCAACACCTGCCGCGACCGGCGGCGGGCCGGCTGGTGGCGGCGCTTCCGGCGATGGAGTGAGCCGATCGAGACGGTTCCGCTTCGCCACGCGGACCCGTCACCGGAGGAGCTGGCCATCGGCGCCGAGACGCGGCAACAGATCTGGCAGAGCTTCCGGTCGCTCCCCGACCGGCAGCGCGAGGTGTTCGTCCTCCGCCACATGGAAGGCCTCTCGGGCCCGGAAATCGCCGACGCGCTCGGGCTGAAGGCCGGAAGCGTGAAGCGCCACCTCTTCCGCGCGGTGCACCGGATGCGGCGGACCCTCCGGGAACCGGCATGA
- a CDS encoding YdcF family protein, protein MLQVFGTPQVVNARRAAIAALCLLTLALLVWAVHAPVLRWLASNLSIEDALAEADAIVVVAGGTPFRERGAADLYRQGWAPRVLISRPTNPETVEALVALEVRPLDLQAESRQALLRFGVPAGALVVMTEPVRITEDELALVKREAQARGWRRVILVSTPEHTRRVKTIWYRGGNGDVEAIVRGTPYGRPEGPWWRSRRQAEAVLHEYLGLAAIYLGISPWMR, encoded by the coding sequence GTGCTCCAAGTTTTTGGGACGCCGCAGGTGGTGAACGCGCGCCGCGCCGCCATCGCGGCGCTCTGCCTCCTCACCCTCGCGCTCCTCGTCTGGGCGGTGCACGCCCCCGTGCTCCGCTGGCTCGCCTCGAACCTGTCCATCGAGGACGCGCTCGCCGAGGCGGACGCCATCGTGGTGGTCGCGGGCGGCACCCCGTTCCGCGAGCGGGGCGCCGCGGATCTCTATCGTCAGGGCTGGGCGCCGCGGGTGCTGATCTCGCGCCCCACCAATCCCGAGACCGTGGAGGCGCTGGTGGCGCTGGAGGTGCGCCCGCTCGATCTACAGGCCGAGTCCCGACAGGCCCTGCTCCGGTTCGGCGTCCCGGCCGGTGCCCTCGTGGTAATGACCGAGCCGGTCCGCATCACCGAGGATGAGCTGGCCCTGGTCAAGCGTGAGGCCCAGGCGCGGGGCTGGCGTCGCGTGATCCTGGTGAGCACCCCGGAGCACACTCGCCGGGTCAAAACTATCTGGTACCGGGGCGGGAACGGCGACGTCGAGGCCATCGTCCGCGGGACTCCCTACGGTCGACCGGAAGGTCCGTGGTGGCGAAGCCGCCGGCAGGCGGAGGCCGTCCTTCACGAGTACCTGGGCCTGGCCGCGATTTATCTCGGCATTTCCCCGTGGATGCGCTGA
- the zwf gene encoding glucose-6-phosphate dehydrogenase has product MADESCVMVIFGASGDLTKRKLVPALWSMFQSRVLPEPFAVIGVSRTEMSNEVFRAAMREAVTDFARVQPPSARVWDRFAQALFYYTGDPADPGLYPGLGAFIKRVEQERGSGGNRLFYLSTPPSLYPHIVTRLGEAGFQRNADATDAWVRVVIEKPFGRDLESSRALNHVVNGVFSEDQVYRIDHYLGKETVQNILVFRFANGIFEPLWNRNHVDHVQITVSETLGVESRGAYYEESGALRDMIQNHILQLLCLVAMEPPVTFDSDPVRDEKTKVMRALRPIAPADVDTVAVRGQYGQGFVEGQRVPGYREEKGVSAESITETYAALKLGVDNWRWAGVPFYLRTGKRLAKRASEIAVQFRRTPHLVFRRNPEAIAEAANRLILRIQPDEGISLQFGAKLPGPEPRIKAVEMDFDYHQSFGGEPPEAYERLLLDAMKGDATLYARGDWVDLAWELLGPVLHVWGSGDPRKFPNYEAGGWGPAEADTLIERDGRAWRRP; this is encoded by the coding sequence ATGGCCGACGAATCTTGCGTGATGGTGATCTTCGGCGCCTCGGGTGACCTCACCAAGCGGAAGCTCGTCCCCGCCCTGTGGTCGATGTTCCAGAGCCGCGTGCTGCCCGAGCCCTTCGCGGTCATCGGCGTCTCGCGCACCGAGATGAGCAACGAAGTGTTCCGGGCGGCGATGCGCGAGGCCGTGACCGACTTCGCGCGCGTCCAGCCGCCGTCGGCGCGGGTGTGGGACCGTTTCGCGCAGGCCCTCTTCTACTACACCGGCGATCCGGCTGACCCCGGCCTCTACCCCGGCCTCGGGGCCTTTATCAAAAGGGTTGAACAGGAGCGCGGGAGCGGCGGCAACCGCCTCTTCTACCTGTCCACGCCTCCGTCCCTCTACCCGCACATCGTGACGCGGCTCGGCGAAGCCGGCTTCCAGCGCAACGCGGACGCGACGGACGCCTGGGTGCGGGTGGTCATCGAGAAACCATTCGGCCGCGACCTGGAGTCGTCGCGGGCCCTGAATCATGTCGTCAACGGCGTCTTTTCCGAGGATCAGGTGTACCGGATCGACCACTACCTCGGGAAGGAGACCGTGCAGAACATCCTCGTGTTCCGCTTCGCCAACGGGATCTTCGAGCCCCTGTGGAACCGCAACCACGTGGACCACGTGCAGATCACGGTGAGCGAGACGCTGGGCGTGGAATCCCGCGGCGCCTACTACGAGGAGTCCGGCGCGCTGCGTGACATGATCCAGAACCACATCCTCCAGCTCCTCTGCCTGGTCGCCATGGAGCCGCCCGTCACCTTCGACTCCGATCCCGTGCGCGACGAGAAGACCAAGGTCATGCGCGCGCTCCGCCCGATCGCGCCGGCCGACGTGGACACGGTGGCCGTGCGTGGGCAATACGGCCAGGGCTTCGTGGAAGGCCAGCGGGTGCCCGGCTATCGCGAGGAGAAGGGAGTGTCCGCGGAATCCATCACGGAGACCTACGCGGCGCTCAAGCTCGGCGTCGACAACTGGCGCTGGGCGGGCGTGCCGTTCTATCTCCGGACGGGCAAGCGCCTCGCCAAGCGCGCGAGCGAGATTGCCGTGCAGTTCCGCCGGACGCCGCACCTGGTGTTCCGCCGCAATCCCGAGGCGATCGCGGAAGCCGCCAACCGCCTGATCCTCCGCATCCAGCCGGACGAAGGCATCTCGCTCCAGTTCGGCGCGAAGCTGCCGGGGCCCGAGCCCCGCATCAAGGCGGTGGAGATGGACTTCGACTACCACCAGTCCTTCGGCGGCGAGCCCCCCGAGGCCTACGAACGGTTGCTGCTGGATGCGATGAAGGGGGACGCCACGCTCTATGCGCGCGGCGACTGGGTCGATCTCGCGTGGGAACTGCTCGGGCCGGTGCTCCACGTCTGGGGCAGCGGCGATCCGCGCAAGTTCCCCAACTACGAGGCGGGCGGCTGGGGGCCCGCCGAGGCCGATACGCTCATCGAGCGCGACGGCCGCGCCTGGCGACGCCCGTAG